Sequence from the Corallococcus sp. EGB genome:
CCGGGGGGACGCCCCCGCGCAGGGAGCGTCCCCACAGGTCGACTCCCGCCGCGAGCATCCGCTGGGGATCCATCGCCAGCCGGAGGAGGACTTCCAGGAAGGCGCGCCGCATGGGCTCCAGGGATGCGTCCATCCGCGGGCTCCTTCAGTACATGTGCTGCCCACCGTTGATGGTGAGCGTGGAGCCGGTGATGAAGCCGGCCTTGTCGGAGGCGAGGAACGTCACGGCGCGGGCGATCTCGTCGGAGTGCCCCAGGCGGCCCACGGGGATGCGCACGCGAATGCGCGCCAGCTCGTCCGGAGGCACCGTGCGCATCATGTCCGTGTCGATGTAGCCCGGCGCGATGAGGTTGGCGGTGACGCCGCGGGCGGCGCCCTCACGCGCCAGCGCCAGGGTGAAGCCGTGCATGCCGGCCTTGGCCGCCGCGTAGGCCGTCTGGCCCAGCTGGCCCGTCTGCCCGTTGATGGAGCCGATGTTGATGATGCGGCCGAAGCCCCGCTCGCGCATCGGGCCCACCACCACGTTGCACAGGTTGAAGCACGAGGTGAGGTTCGTCTGGATGACCTCGTTCCACTGCTCGGGCGTCATCTTGTGCAGCATGGCGTCCCGGGTGATGCCGGCGTTGTTCACCAGCACCTCGATGGGGCCCAGCGTGTCGACGATCTTCTTCACGCCCACGGCGCACTGCGCGGTGTTGGCGGCGTCGAAGCGGAACGCCGG
This genomic interval carries:
- the phbB gene encoding acetoacetyl-CoA reductase; the protein is MSGRVAVVTGGTRGIGAASADALRQQGYRVAVTYNANEQAAQSFTGRTGIPAFRFDAANTAQCAVGVKKIVDTLGPIEVLVNNAGITRDAMLHKMTPEQWNEVIQTNLTSCFNLCNVVVGPMRERGFGRIINIGSINGQTGQLGQTAYAAAKAGMHGFTLALAREGAARGVTANLIAPGYIDTDMMRTVPPDELARIRVRIPVGRLGHSDEIARAVTFLASDKAGFITGSTLTINGGQHMY